A single Clavibacter nebraskensis NCPPB 2581 DNA region contains:
- a CDS encoding PH domain-containing protein: MTPNVDPHGVSWRRVSPRLVGVELVGGVITAFVLGGIAVFLHAVEAPGWLPVVLGAAAAIELVVTLVIVPRRVRAMGYQLREDDLVFRRGIMWTRVVAVPYGRMQLVDITRGPVGRVLGLADLKLVTAAAAAAIQIPGLTNADAEELRDRLVALAETRRAGL; this comes from the coding sequence GTGACCCCGAACGTCGACCCGCACGGCGTCTCGTGGCGCCGCGTCTCCCCGCGCCTCGTCGGCGTCGAGCTGGTGGGCGGCGTGATCACCGCATTCGTCCTCGGCGGCATCGCGGTGTTCCTCCACGCCGTCGAGGCGCCGGGCTGGCTCCCCGTCGTGCTGGGGGCCGCGGCGGCGATCGAGCTGGTCGTGACGCTCGTGATCGTCCCCCGCCGCGTCCGCGCGATGGGCTACCAGCTGCGCGAGGACGACCTCGTCTTCCGTCGCGGCATCATGTGGACGCGCGTCGTCGCCGTGCCGTACGGCCGGATGCAGCTCGTCGACATCACGCGCGGCCCCGTCGGCCGCGTGCTGGGCCTCGCCGACCTCAAGCTCGTCACCGCGGCGGCCGCGGCGGCCATCCAGATCCCCGGGCTCACGAACGCCGACGCCGAGGAGCTGCGCGACCGGCTGGTCGCCCTCGCCGAGACGCGCCGGGCGGGGCTGTGA
- a CDS encoding DUF3180 domain-containing protein codes for MTRTRSTTLIALLIAGAAVGWFAENALVMSGRALLIPPLTLGATLLIVGIVLLALARPIRRSTLGRTPGRVDPFRATRVVLLAKASALAGALLTGITGGVLAFVVARPVLPGASSVGLAVAGTVGAVVLLVAGLVAEHWCTVPPDDRDDSRPGDPARELS; via the coding sequence ATGACCCGCACGCGCTCCACCACCCTCATCGCCCTGCTCATCGCGGGCGCGGCCGTCGGCTGGTTCGCCGAGAACGCGCTCGTCATGAGCGGTCGCGCGCTGCTCATCCCGCCGCTCACGCTCGGCGCCACGCTCCTCATCGTCGGGATCGTGCTGCTCGCGCTCGCCCGCCCCATCCGCCGCTCGACGCTCGGCCGCACGCCCGGCCGCGTCGACCCGTTCCGCGCCACCCGGGTCGTGCTGCTCGCGAAGGCGTCGGCGCTCGCGGGCGCGCTGCTCACCGGGATCACCGGGGGAGTGCTGGCGTTCGTGGTGGCCCGCCCGGTGCTGCCGGGCGCGTCCTCGGTCGGGCTGGCGGTGGCCGGTACGGTGGGAGCCGTCGTCCTCCTCGTCGCCGGGCTGGTCGCCGAGCACTGGTGCACGGTCCCGCCCGACGACCGGGACGACTCGCGCCCCGGGGACCCGGCGCGCGAGCTCTCGTAG
- a CDS encoding ATP-dependent Clp protease ATP-binding subunit — MFERFTDRARRVVVLAQEEAKMLNHNYIGTEHILLGLIHEGEGVAAKALESLGISLDAVREQVQDIIGQGQQQPTGHIPFTPRAKKVLELSLREALQLGHNYIGTEHILLGLIREGEGVAAQVLVKLGADLNRVRQQVIQLLSGYQGKEAVAVGGEAQQSQQAGSTVLDQFGRNLTQAARDGKLDPVIGREKEIERVMQILSRRSKNNPVLIGEPGVGKTAVVEGLAQAIVKGDVPETLKDKQLYTLDLGSLIAGSRYRGDFEERLKKVTKEIRTRGDIITFIDEIHTLVGAGAAEGAIDAASILKPLLARGELQTIGATTLDEYRKHFEKDAALERRFQPIQVQEPSLPHTINILKGLRDRYEAFHKVSITDGAIVSAANLADRYIADRFLPDKAIDLIDEAGARLRLSILSAPPELREFDERISTVRVAKETAIEDQDFEKAASLRDEEKNLLGERLRLEKQWRSGDVRTTAEVDEGLIAEVLAQATGIPVFKLTEEESSRLVFMEKALHQRVIGQEEAISALSKTIRRTRAGLKDPRRPSGSFIFAGPTGVGKTELAKALAEFLFDDEDALISLDMSEYGEKHTVSRLFGAPPGFVGFEEGGQLTEKVRRKPFSVVLFDEIEKAHPDIFNSLLQILEEGRLTDGQGRVVDFKNTVIIMTTNLGTKDITGAPVGFQVENNAANSYERMKGKVSEELKKNFKPEFLNRVDDTIVFPQLSKPELLRIVDLFVKRLSDRMMDRDLTITLETAAKERLIEVGFDPSLGARPLRRAVQHEIEDRLSERILQGDLNAGDHVHVDYVDGQFTFVTTQREGISVAAGIGTGTGTPDLAITSE, encoded by the coding sequence ATGTTCGAGAGATTCACCGACCGCGCTCGTCGCGTCGTCGTCCTGGCCCAAGAAGAGGCCAAGATGCTCAACCACAACTACATCGGGACCGAGCACATCCTGCTCGGCCTCATCCACGAGGGCGAAGGCGTGGCCGCCAAGGCCCTGGAGTCGCTCGGCATCTCCCTCGATGCCGTCCGCGAACAGGTCCAGGACATCATCGGCCAGGGCCAGCAGCAGCCCACGGGGCACATCCCGTTCACGCCGCGCGCCAAGAAGGTCCTGGAGCTGTCGCTCCGCGAGGCCCTCCAGCTCGGCCACAACTACATCGGCACCGAGCACATCCTCCTCGGCTTGATCCGCGAGGGCGAGGGCGTCGCCGCGCAGGTGCTCGTCAAGCTCGGCGCCGACCTCAACCGCGTGCGCCAGCAGGTCATCCAGCTCCTGTCCGGCTACCAGGGCAAGGAGGCGGTCGCCGTCGGCGGCGAGGCGCAGCAGAGCCAGCAGGCGGGCTCCACGGTCCTCGACCAGTTCGGGCGCAACCTCACGCAGGCCGCGCGCGACGGCAAGCTCGACCCCGTCATCGGGCGCGAGAAGGAGATCGAGCGCGTGATGCAAATCCTGTCGCGCCGCTCCAAGAACAACCCCGTCCTCATCGGCGAGCCCGGCGTCGGCAAGACCGCCGTCGTCGAGGGCCTGGCGCAGGCCATCGTCAAGGGCGACGTCCCGGAGACGCTGAAGGACAAGCAGCTCTACACGCTCGACCTCGGCTCGCTCATCGCCGGGTCCCGCTACCGCGGCGACTTCGAGGAGCGCCTCAAGAAGGTCACCAAGGAGATCCGCACGCGCGGCGACATCATCACCTTCATCGACGAGATCCACACGCTCGTCGGCGCGGGTGCCGCCGAGGGCGCGATCGACGCGGCCAGCATCCTCAAGCCGCTCCTCGCGCGCGGCGAGCTGCAGACCATCGGCGCCACCACGCTCGACGAGTACCGCAAGCACTTCGAGAAGGACGCGGCCCTCGAGCGCCGCTTCCAGCCCATCCAGGTGCAGGAGCCCTCGCTGCCCCACACCATCAACATCCTCAAGGGCCTGCGCGACCGGTACGAGGCGTTCCACAAGGTGTCCATCACCGACGGCGCCATCGTGTCCGCGGCGAACCTCGCGGACCGCTACATCGCCGACCGGTTCCTCCCGGACAAGGCCATCGACCTGATCGACGAGGCCGGCGCCCGCCTGCGCCTCTCGATCCTGTCGGCGCCGCCGGAGCTCCGCGAGTTCGACGAGCGCATCTCCACGGTCCGCGTGGCCAAGGAGACCGCCATCGAGGACCAGGACTTCGAGAAGGCCGCGAGCCTGCGTGACGAGGAGAAGAACCTCCTCGGCGAGCGTCTCCGCCTCGAGAAGCAGTGGCGCTCGGGCGACGTCCGCACCACCGCCGAGGTCGACGAGGGCCTGATCGCCGAGGTGCTGGCGCAGGCCACGGGCATCCCGGTGTTCAAGCTCACGGAGGAGGAGTCCTCGCGCCTCGTCTTCATGGAGAAGGCCCTGCACCAGCGGGTCATCGGCCAGGAGGAGGCCATCTCGGCCCTGTCCAAGACCATCCGCCGCACGCGCGCCGGGCTCAAGGACCCGCGTCGTCCCTCGGGATCGTTCATCTTCGCCGGCCCCACGGGCGTCGGCAAGACGGAGCTCGCGAAGGCCCTGGCGGAGTTCCTGTTCGACGACGAGGACGCCCTCATCTCGCTCGACATGAGCGAGTACGGCGAGAAGCACACCGTGAGCCGCCTCTTCGGCGCCCCTCCCGGATTCGTCGGCTTCGAGGAGGGCGGCCAGCTCACCGAGAAGGTGCGCCGCAAGCCGTTCTCCGTGGTGCTCTTCGACGAGATCGAGAAGGCCCACCCGGACATCTTCAACTCGCTGCTCCAGATCCTGGAGGAGGGACGCCTGACGGATGGCCAGGGCCGCGTCGTCGACTTCAAGAACACGGTCATCATCATGACCACCAACCTCGGCACCAAGGACATCACGGGTGCCCCGGTCGGGTTCCAGGTCGAGAACAACGCCGCGAACTCCTACGAGCGCATGAAGGGCAAGGTCAGCGAGGAGCTGAAGAAGAACTTCAAGCCCGAGTTCCTCAACCGCGTGGACGACACGATCGTCTTCCCGCAGCTGTCGAAGCCCGAGCTGCTCCGGATCGTCGACCTGTTCGTGAAGCGCCTGTCGGACCGGATGATGGACCGCGACCTCACGATCACGCTCGAGACCGCCGCGAAGGAGCGCCTCATCGAGGTCGGCTTCGACCCGTCGCTCGGCGCCCGGCCCCTCCGCCGCGCGGTGCAGCACGAGATCGAGGACCGCCTGTCGGAGCGCATCCTGCAGGGCGACCTCAACGCGGGCGACCACGTGCACGTGGACTACGTGGACGGCCAGTTCACGTTCGTCACGACGCAGCGCGAGGGCATCTCGGTCGCGGCCGGCATCGGCACCGGGACCGGCACGCCGGACCTCGCCATCACGAGCGAGTAG
- the panC gene encoding pantoate--beta-alanine ligase, whose amino-acid sequence MTIPAPTVVTGIAELRARVRDHRAARTAAGEAPVVVLVPTMGALHEGHLAHARRARELGSLVVVSIFVNPLQFGAGEDLDAYPRTLDADVAALAETGVDLVFAPPAAEMYPDGPARVRVTGGSVALTLEGRSRPGHFDGMLTVVAKLLHIVAPDVATFGQKDAQQLHLVRRMVRDLDLPVRIEELPTVREPDGLALSSRNRYLDERERRAARVIPAALEAAQSAGDRGVDAVIAAAQSVVMGEPAVALDHFQVVDPTTFESVDDGFTGVALAVIAAHVGSTRLIDNATVVIA is encoded by the coding sequence ATGACGATCCCCGCGCCCACCGTCGTCACCGGCATCGCCGAGCTGCGCGCCCGTGTCCGCGACCACCGGGCCGCGCGCACCGCGGCGGGGGAGGCGCCCGTCGTCGTCCTCGTCCCCACCATGGGCGCGCTGCACGAGGGCCACCTGGCGCACGCGCGCCGGGCCCGCGAGCTCGGCTCCCTCGTGGTCGTGTCGATCTTCGTCAACCCGCTGCAGTTCGGCGCGGGCGAGGACCTCGACGCGTACCCGCGCACGCTCGACGCCGACGTCGCCGCGCTCGCGGAGACCGGCGTCGACCTCGTGTTCGCGCCGCCAGCGGCCGAGATGTACCCGGACGGCCCCGCGCGCGTCCGCGTCACCGGCGGATCCGTCGCCCTCACGCTCGAGGGCCGCTCCCGCCCCGGCCACTTCGACGGCATGCTCACCGTCGTGGCGAAGCTCCTGCACATCGTGGCGCCCGACGTCGCCACCTTCGGCCAGAAGGACGCCCAGCAGCTGCACCTCGTGCGCCGCATGGTGCGCGACCTCGACCTTCCCGTCCGCATCGAGGAGCTGCCCACGGTGCGCGAGCCCGACGGCCTCGCCCTCTCGAGCCGCAACCGCTACCTCGACGAGCGCGAGCGCCGCGCCGCCCGCGTCATCCCGGCCGCGCTCGAGGCCGCCCAGAGCGCCGGGGACCGCGGCGTCGACGCCGTCATCGCCGCCGCCCAGTCCGTGGTGATGGGGGAGCCCGCCGTGGCCCTCGACCACTTCCAGGTCGTGGACCCGACCACCTTCGAGTCCGTGGACGACGGCTTCACGGGCGTCGCTCTCGCCGTCATCGCGGCGCACGTCGGCAGCACCCGCCTCATCGACAACGCGACCGTCGTCATAGCCTGA
- the folK gene encoding 2-amino-4-hydroxy-6-hydroxymethyldihydropteridine diphosphokinase, with amino-acid sequence MVTPAPADRILLTGLRVHAHHGVFAEERRDGQPFVIDLEVALDLAPAGGSDELGRTLHYGELAEEVAAAVGRDPVDLIETVAERVAGVVLAHPVARSVRVTVHKPDAPIAVPFDDVAVVIERASALPAPGETVRAVVAVGSNLGGRRATIERALASIDEVPGLRVVRTSDLVESVAVTAAGEDPTKPGYLNGVALVDSGLGPHALLDVLAAIERDLGRVRAERWGDRTIDLDVIAYGDARIHDERLTVPHPRAAERAFVLGPWLQADPDAELPGRGRVDALLAALAPPPAPAAAPAAAAAEARA; translated from the coding sequence ATGGTGACGCCCGCCCCCGCCGACCGCATCCTGCTCACCGGGCTCCGCGTGCACGCCCACCACGGCGTGTTCGCCGAGGAGCGCCGCGACGGCCAGCCGTTCGTGATCGACCTGGAGGTCGCGCTCGACCTCGCGCCCGCCGGCGGCAGCGACGAGCTGGGCCGCACGCTGCACTACGGGGAGCTCGCCGAGGAGGTCGCCGCGGCGGTCGGGCGGGATCCCGTCGACCTCATCGAGACCGTCGCCGAGCGCGTCGCGGGCGTCGTGCTCGCGCATCCCGTCGCCCGGTCCGTGCGCGTCACCGTGCACAAGCCGGACGCGCCCATCGCCGTGCCCTTCGACGACGTGGCCGTCGTCATCGAGCGGGCGTCCGCGCTGCCGGCGCCGGGGGAGACCGTGCGCGCGGTCGTGGCCGTGGGATCCAACCTCGGCGGCCGGCGGGCGACCATCGAGCGCGCGCTGGCGAGCATCGACGAGGTGCCCGGCCTCCGCGTCGTGCGCACGTCGGATCTCGTGGAGTCCGTCGCCGTGACCGCAGCCGGGGAGGACCCGACGAAGCCCGGCTACCTCAACGGCGTCGCGCTGGTGGACTCCGGGCTCGGCCCGCACGCGCTGCTGGACGTGCTGGCCGCGATCGAGCGCGACCTCGGCCGCGTGCGCGCCGAGCGCTGGGGCGACCGCACGATCGACCTCGACGTGATCGCGTACGGCGACGCGCGGATCCACGACGAACGCCTCACGGTGCCGCACCCGCGCGCCGCCGAGCGCGCCTTCGTGCTGGGCCCCTGGCTGCAGGCGGATCCCGACGCAGAGCTGCCGGGCCGCGGCCGCGTCGACGCGCTGCTCGCCGCCCTCGCGCCGCCACCCGCACCCGCAGCCGCGCCCGCTGCCGCTGCCGCGGAGGCCCGCGCATGA
- a CDS encoding Rossmann-like and DUF2520 domain-containing protein: protein MTAPSQRSGRLGVGIVGAGRVGPVLGMALAGAGHAITGISAVSEASRERAETMLPGVPVLDIPEIVERSELVILAVPDAELPGLVSGLAATGAWQPGQLVVHTSAAHGIQVLAPAFASGIIPLAIHPAMSFTGTSMDLGRMVDSWFAVTAPAPVLPIAQVLVVEMGGEPVVVEEGDRAAYAEAISTATTFSTAIVDQAAGLLAGIGVEEPGRVLGPLIRSAVDDALRRSSPAGGARLTSGDVPLPTDEGHEPH, encoded by the coding sequence ATGACCGCCCCGTCCCAGCGCTCCGGCCGACTCGGCGTCGGCATCGTCGGCGCGGGCCGCGTCGGCCCCGTCCTCGGCATGGCGCTCGCGGGCGCCGGCCACGCGATCACGGGCATCTCCGCGGTGTCCGAGGCGAGCCGGGAGCGCGCCGAGACGATGCTCCCGGGCGTGCCCGTGCTCGACATCCCGGAGATCGTCGAGCGCAGCGAGCTCGTGATCCTCGCCGTCCCCGACGCCGAGCTCCCCGGCCTCGTCTCCGGGCTCGCCGCCACGGGCGCCTGGCAGCCGGGCCAGCTGGTCGTGCACACGTCGGCGGCGCACGGGATCCAGGTGCTCGCCCCGGCGTTCGCGTCCGGCATCATCCCGCTCGCCATCCACCCGGCGATGTCGTTCACCGGCACGAGCATGGACCTCGGCCGCATGGTCGACAGCTGGTTCGCCGTCACCGCGCCCGCCCCCGTGCTCCCGATCGCGCAGGTGCTCGTCGTGGAGATGGGCGGCGAGCCCGTCGTCGTGGAGGAGGGGGACCGCGCCGCCTACGCGGAGGCCATCTCCACCGCGACCACGTTCTCCACGGCCATCGTCGACCAGGCCGCCGGCCTCCTCGCGGGCATCGGCGTGGAGGAGCCCGGCCGCGTCCTCGGCCCGCTGATCCGCTCGGCCGTCGACGACGCGCTGCGCCGCTCCTCCCCGGCGGGCGGCGCGCGCCTCACCTCCGGCGACGTGCCGCTGCCGACGGACGAGGGCCACGAGCCGCACTAA
- the lysS gene encoding lysine--tRNA ligase: MTDSPGTPATPETAPAPAAEGSAEDVAEQKAVRLAKRARLNAQGGPGEGAYPVQVPVTTTIPAVRAEFGHLEPGEETDHVVGIAGRVVHFRNTGRLCFATLQAGDGTRIQAMISLAEVGEEALAAWKELVDLGDHVFVAGRVIASRKGELSIMATEWRIASKALLPLPNLHSELSDETRVRSRYLDLIVRDQARKNVLDRAKVNASMRETFRQRGYVEVETPMLQVMHGGASARPFVTHSNAFDTEMYLRIAPELYLKRAVVGGIDRVFEINRNFRNEGADSTHSPEFAMLEAYEAYGDYTSIAELTQTLVQDAAEAVAGSHVVTWADGTEYDLGGEWDRISMYGSLSAAAGVEITPATTVDELQAIADREGVVVPLSTHGKLVEELWEHFVKGGLERPTFVLDFPVETSPLTRAHRSIEGVVEKWDLYIRGFELATGYSELVDPVVQRERFVDQARQSARGDDEAMPLDEEFLRALEHGMPPSGGMGMGVDRLLMAITGLGIRETILFPLVK, translated from the coding sequence ATGACCGACAGCCCCGGAACGCCCGCGACGCCCGAGACCGCCCCCGCTCCCGCCGCGGAGGGATCCGCCGAGGACGTCGCCGAGCAGAAGGCCGTGCGCCTCGCCAAGCGCGCGCGTCTCAACGCCCAGGGCGGCCCGGGCGAGGGCGCGTACCCGGTGCAGGTGCCCGTCACGACCACCATCCCGGCGGTCCGCGCGGAGTTCGGCCACCTCGAGCCCGGCGAGGAGACCGACCACGTGGTCGGCATCGCGGGCCGCGTCGTCCACTTCCGCAACACCGGCAGGCTCTGCTTCGCCACGCTCCAGGCGGGCGACGGCACGCGCATCCAGGCCATGATCTCGCTGGCCGAGGTCGGCGAGGAGGCCCTCGCCGCGTGGAAGGAGCTCGTCGACCTGGGCGACCACGTCTTCGTCGCCGGCCGCGTCATCGCGAGCCGCAAGGGCGAGCTGTCGATCATGGCCACCGAGTGGCGCATCGCCTCGAAGGCCCTGCTGCCCCTGCCGAACCTGCACTCCGAGCTCTCCGACGAGACCCGGGTCCGCAGCCGCTACCTCGACCTGATCGTCCGCGACCAGGCCCGCAAGAACGTCCTCGACCGCGCGAAGGTCAACGCCTCGATGCGCGAGACGTTCCGCCAGCGCGGCTACGTCGAGGTCGAGACGCCCATGCTGCAGGTCATGCACGGCGGCGCGTCCGCCCGCCCGTTCGTCACGCACTCCAACGCCTTCGACACCGAGATGTACCTCCGCATCGCGCCCGAGCTGTACCTCAAGCGTGCGGTCGTCGGCGGCATCGACCGCGTCTTCGAGATCAACCGCAACTTCCGCAACGAGGGCGCCGACAGCACCCACAGCCCCGAGTTCGCGATGCTCGAGGCGTACGAGGCCTACGGCGACTACACCTCCATCGCCGAGCTCACCCAGACGCTCGTGCAGGACGCGGCCGAGGCCGTCGCCGGCAGCCACGTCGTCACGTGGGCCGACGGCACCGAGTACGACCTCGGCGGCGAGTGGGACCGCATCTCGATGTACGGCTCGCTGAGCGCGGCCGCCGGCGTCGAGATCACGCCCGCCACCACCGTCGACGAGCTCCAGGCCATCGCGGACCGCGAGGGCGTCGTCGTGCCGCTGAGCACGCACGGCAAGCTCGTCGAGGAGCTCTGGGAGCACTTCGTCAAGGGCGGCCTCGAGCGCCCCACCTTCGTGCTCGACTTCCCCGTGGAGACCTCCCCGCTCACGCGCGCGCACCGCTCGATCGAGGGCGTCGTCGAGAAGTGGGACCTCTACATCCGCGGCTTCGAGCTGGCCACCGGCTACTCCGAGCTCGTGGATCCCGTCGTGCAGCGCGAGCGCTTCGTCGACCAGGCGCGCCAGTCGGCGCGCGGCGACGACGAGGCCATGCCGCTCGACGAGGAGTTCCTCCGTGCCCTCGAGCACGGCATGCCGCCCTCGGGCGGCATGGGCATGGGGGTCGACCGGCTCCTCATGGCCATCACCGGTCTCGGCATCCGCGAGACCATCCTGTTCCCCCTAGTGAAGTAG
- a CDS encoding PH domain-containing protein — MTDEAPAGPASPAEPEPAIPAAEARIAEELTDGGWHRLHPATPVLRGGFVFLLAIGFLLSSLREQIVERFVPGQDRGGEGDLIPMLVETGALIWVILALLAFTLLAVGVSYLSWRMHTFRVTEETVEVRSGILSRTNRRARLDRIQGVNIVRPLVARLIGAAKLEIQVAGNDANLPLQYLRSRDADAFRLRVLRLASGARAEAAGSAPAASAAPGAPARGFVGSRVDDFLAPELDPDAAPPQSVVRIPLPRLVGAVLLSAPTVVLVLFVAVGIPLIVRFEAWYLLVPLLPTLLGSAGFFVRRITRSLRYSVAGTPDGVRVGFGLLSTSNDTIPPGRIHAVEVVQPLLWRAAGWWEIRITRASHSSSPGAAGQQNTSILPVGDRRDVDRVLGLVLPDLVGDQALALVAVGMTGRGGDDDGFTTSPRRAWILKPFSWRRTGFAVDASAFLVRRGMIWRRLVIVPHARTQGVDLTQGPVDRRLDLVAVRAVTVAGPVDTRLGAIDRATGVDLATQLVRAAVASARSDTSARWGAEAASWPAPGSAAAAVPAPAPAPVPAPAPVPAPAPDPAPAADPPPAVPPSAPDHAAAPRHRSTPEDPA, encoded by the coding sequence GTGACCGACGAGGCGCCCGCGGGTCCGGCGTCCCCCGCCGAGCCCGAGCCCGCTATCCCCGCCGCGGAGGCCCGCATCGCCGAGGAGCTCACCGACGGCGGCTGGCACCGCCTGCACCCCGCGACCCCCGTGCTGCGCGGCGGGTTCGTGTTCCTCCTCGCGATCGGCTTCCTGCTCTCGTCGCTGCGCGAGCAGATCGTGGAGCGATTCGTCCCCGGCCAGGACCGCGGCGGCGAGGGCGACCTCATCCCGATGCTCGTCGAGACCGGCGCCCTCATCTGGGTGATCCTCGCCCTCCTCGCCTTCACCCTGCTCGCGGTCGGCGTCTCCTACCTGTCGTGGCGCATGCACACGTTCCGCGTCACGGAGGAGACCGTCGAGGTGCGCAGCGGGATCCTGTCGCGCACGAACCGGCGGGCCCGGCTCGACCGCATCCAGGGCGTCAACATCGTGCGCCCGCTCGTCGCGCGGCTGATCGGGGCGGCCAAGCTCGAGATCCAGGTCGCGGGAAACGACGCCAACTTGCCCCTGCAGTACCTCCGGTCGCGCGACGCCGACGCGTTCCGGCTCCGCGTGCTGCGGCTCGCGTCCGGCGCGCGGGCCGAGGCGGCGGGATCCGCGCCCGCCGCGTCGGCCGCTCCCGGCGCTCCCGCCCGCGGCTTCGTCGGCTCCCGGGTCGACGACTTCCTCGCCCCCGAGCTCGACCCCGATGCCGCGCCGCCGCAATCCGTCGTGCGCATCCCCCTCCCGCGCCTGGTCGGCGCGGTCCTGCTCTCGGCGCCCACGGTGGTGCTCGTGCTGTTCGTCGCGGTCGGGATCCCGCTCATCGTGCGCTTCGAGGCCTGGTACCTGCTCGTGCCCCTCCTGCCGACGCTGCTGGGATCCGCCGGCTTCTTCGTGCGCCGCATCACGCGCTCGCTCCGCTACAGCGTCGCCGGCACGCCCGACGGCGTGCGCGTCGGGTTCGGCCTGCTGTCCACGAGCAACGACACCATCCCGCCCGGCCGGATCCACGCGGTCGAGGTCGTGCAGCCGCTGCTGTGGCGCGCGGCCGGCTGGTGGGAGATCCGCATCACGCGCGCCTCGCACTCCTCGTCGCCGGGCGCGGCCGGCCAGCAGAACACGTCGATCCTCCCCGTGGGCGACCGCCGTGACGTGGACCGCGTGCTCGGCCTCGTGCTGCCCGACCTCGTGGGCGACCAGGCGCTCGCACTCGTCGCCGTGGGCATGACCGGCCGCGGGGGAGACGACGACGGGTTCACCACGTCGCCGCGTCGGGCGTGGATCCTCAAGCCCTTCTCCTGGCGCCGCACCGGGTTCGCGGTCGACGCGTCGGCGTTCCTCGTGCGCCGCGGCATGATCTGGCGCCGGCTCGTCATCGTGCCGCACGCGCGCACGCAGGGCGTCGACCTCACCCAGGGCCCCGTCGACCGCCGGCTCGACCTCGTCGCGGTGCGCGCCGTGACCGTCGCGGGCCCCGTGGACACGCGCCTCGGCGCCATCGACCGCGCGACCGGCGTGGACCTCGCGACCCAGCTCGTCCGGGCGGCCGTGGCGTCCGCCCGGTCGGACACGTCCGCGCGCTGGGGCGCCGAGGCCGCGAGCTGGCCGGCGCCGGGATCCGCCGCTGCCGCCGTCCCGGCGCCTGCGCCCGCGCCCGTCCCGGCGCCCGCGCCCGTCCCGGCGCCCGCGCCCGACCCGGCGCCCGCCGCGGATCCACCGCCCGCCGTGCCGCCCTCCGCCCCCGACCACGCCGCCGCCCCGCGACACCGATCCACCCCCGAGGACCCCGCATGA
- a CDS encoding DUF3592 domain-containing protein has product MSAVSQDRVVVSPQAVLVRIAVAALIASVILGIGLTFPADVAAGAGAAVVVAKVVAALLGLLGSLGAAYASVVLLSPVLTTVGAALWPAAVVLLGTALGIVGALPFSSAAVEGDASHGALGLVAAVLAVLGIATAVAWAVVQRRVARLAATARRVTETGRRTSAIVTAVQRLDGSGEAVRARLTVAFTDGDGRDHHVTRTVTTADRLLPSVGGKLPLWYDPADPGDLPSIVVGRSW; this is encoded by the coding sequence ATGAGCGCCGTGAGCCAGGACCGTGTCGTCGTCTCCCCGCAGGCGGTGCTCGTGCGCATCGCGGTCGCCGCGCTCATCGCGTCCGTGATCCTCGGGATCGGCCTGACGTTCCCGGCCGACGTCGCCGCCGGCGCGGGAGCGGCCGTCGTGGTCGCGAAGGTCGTCGCGGCCCTGCTCGGGCTCCTCGGATCCCTGGGCGCCGCCTACGCGTCCGTCGTGCTGCTGTCGCCCGTCCTTACCACCGTCGGCGCCGCGCTGTGGCCGGCCGCCGTCGTGCTGCTCGGCACGGCGCTCGGCATCGTCGGCGCGCTGCCGTTCTCCTCCGCCGCGGTCGAGGGCGACGCGTCGCACGGCGCCCTCGGGCTCGTGGCCGCGGTGCTCGCCGTGCTGGGGATCGCCACCGCCGTCGCGTGGGCCGTCGTGCAGCGCCGCGTCGCGCGCCTCGCGGCCACCGCCCGCCGCGTCACCGAGACCGGCCGCCGCACCTCCGCGATCGTCACCGCGGTGCAGCGCCTCGACGGATCCGGCGAGGCCGTGCGCGCGCGTCTCACGGTGGCCTTCACCGACGGCGACGGGCGCGACCACCACGTCACGCGCACCGTGACGACCGCCGACCGGCTGCTCCCCTCCGTCGGCGGCAAGCTGCCGCTCTGGTACGACCCGGCCGACCCGGGCGACCTGCCGTCCATCGTCGTGGGCCGCTCATGGTGA